The Chanodichthys erythropterus isolate Z2021 chromosome 1, ASM2448905v1, whole genome shotgun sequence genome segment tttaatcaatttatttgaattaaattaattcatttttaattcatttaaataaacaaaaaaattgcaGTTGCAGTGTGTTCCTTTAGATGGCGCCTAAGAtcgtgtttttctttttcttcttctcctgTTTCCTGTGCGTGGTATAAACTTCCGGGTCGTCTTTCATTCTGTAACGCGCAGCAGCAGTTCGGCTGATTTTGGAGGTTCTGCTGGACCGAGCTCGGCCGGTTTCGGTACCGCGATGGCGGCGCTTCATCCCGGTGACCCGCAGCTGGTGTCGATGATCGTCAATCACCTGAAGACGGAGGGACTGTTCGACCAGTTCAGGAGGGACTGTCTGGCGGACGTGGATACAAaggcaaaacacacacattcacctCAGTATCATGATTTTACCACAGTAATAGTATGGTATTATCTGAAGTTTCATGTTACCGTCCAATATTTATCAATAATCGATGACGAGAGTCACGTGATCAGTGTTTAATTCGCGCACTTTTATCAACGGTCACTTCAGTAGTTTCGCGGTTTTTGTTAATGagttgttattattgttatgtCTGTAATCTCTCACTACTTACTgtgaaaaattaattaaaaacctTTAACAGTGATCgagaaattttatttataacactaAATAAATGAGAATATTGAGGGAAAAACCGTTCAACTTTATTCAGAGACTCAAACTGAGGAGAAATATGTATTTTGCTGCAGATACTGATATTAATATGGACAAAAAGTGATTAAATTTGAAGCTTGTGATATAAATTAATGAGATATTTATAACAGATACTGACCTTAAATGCTtagaaatattaatatctgccaataatgtcttagttttatgatcaaatatAGTTTAAtttgtgttgttgttcttcCTCTCAGCCGGCGTATCTACACTTACGGCAGCGAGTCGACAACTTTGTGTCCAACCATCTGGCCAATCACACGTGGAGTCCACAGCTGAACAAGAACCAGCTGAGGAACAGCATCAGACAGCTGGTCCAGCAGTAcgttccccctctctctctcactctgttTATCTCTCCGTCTCTCTCTCATGTCCTCCTCCTGTCTGTGTGGATCAGGTCCGGTATGCTGGAGCAGGGAGTGGACCGGATCGTGGCTCAGGTCGTTGATCCGAAGGTCCATCACACCTTTCGGCCGCAGGTGGAGCGAATCGTGCGGAAGTTTCTGTCTCCAAACAGCCACATGGAGGAGGACGAACTTCCTCCTGTAGCTCCGCCCCCTCCTGTGGAGAACCAGGAAGCGGAACCGCTGACCGCAGATGATGGAAATGAAGCCGGTGAGCGTCTCACATGTTAGTATGTCACAAGCGTTTGAGACGGTTTTCCTCAGTTTCTCTGTGTTCTCCAGCTGCGAGTTCCAGCGCTGATGTTCAGATCCAGACGAGCGTTACCGACCCGATCCATGATCCCACAGAGGATGAGATGATGGACATCAGCCTCcctgaggaagaggaggagcgCAGCGCAGAGATGAAGGACGAACCGCAGGAGGAGCCTGGGAAAGACGGAGGAcaggaggaagaagaggagaAGGACGCAGAGATGGAGGAGGTGAAGGAGGAGGGAGACGCGGGGAAAGAGAACAGCAGTAAATCCTCAGGGAAGACGAGAGAGGAGAACCGGGAAACGGACTCGCAGAAACCCTCCAGCGTCAAACAGAAGACCAGAGAGCGGCTGAGAGAGGGTACGACACTCATGTTCTTCATCAGCGTTTCTGTTCTGTTTTCCACTACAAATATCTCAAcatccttaaaggattagttcactttcaaattaaaatttcctgataatttactcaccctcatgtcatccaagatgttcatgtctttctttcttcagtggaaaaggtttttgatgaaaacattccaggattattctccttatagtggacttcactgggccggttgaaggtcaaaaatacagtttcagtgcagcttcaaagagctttaaacgacaaggagaaaaatcctggaatattttcatcaaaaaccttcatttctttttttttttttttcactgaagaaagaaagacatgaacatcttggatgacatggaggtgagtaaattatcaggaaaattttatttaaaagttaactaatcctttaaatcaggatacatttactggagaagagaaatgactgaagatattattgaaaaatgcatcaaaattaagtgagtttatgcTTATAAACAAGAAATCTGCCATTTTCAGATCACTGGTACAATTGTATATCGACTTATTGTATAATTTCCTCAGGTTCGTGTTTTAATGTGAACTCATATTTCCAAATTTTGCACACAATTTCATATATCtttgtggaaaccttgatacattttgttttttcaggattcgtcgatgaatagaaagttcaaaagaacaatttattttaaatagaatcttttgtgacattataaatgtctctactgtcacttttgatcagtttaatgtgttcttgataaataaaagtattaatgtttttatattacCACAATCTTTtgacagtttccacaaaaatctgaactgataataatcataaatgtttcttgagcagcaaatcatcatatcagaatgatttctgaaggatcatgtgacactgaagactggagtaatgatgctgaaaattcacaggaataaattacactttactatatattcacatagaaaacagctggaataatatttcatgatttttactgtattttcgatcaaataaatgcagctttgttgAACAAAAATTGTAACGATTCCAAAATGTTGACCtttggtgtgtgtttgtgttttgttagAGTACTCATTGGAGGACTCAGATCTGGAGGGTCTCAGTGACATCACCGTGAGCTCGGTCCACACCAGCGATCTGTCCTCGTTCGAGGGCGACAGCGATGATGACGAGCCTCCGTCTGAGTCCACAGAGGAGGGAGAGATCAGCTCTGAGGGTGAGAAGCACATCACATGATCAGACACTGCGTCTGTCTGTCACTGCAGCgctcacgtgtgtgtgtgtgtgtgtgcgtgtagaTGAGGGCGGACGGAAGATGGGTGAGGACGCTGAGGGGAGCGGGGAGAAGAAGCCTCGCGGCGTGAGACAGGGATACGTACACAAACCCTTCCTGTACTCGCGCTACTACAGCGACTCTGATGACGAGGTGACGGTGGAGCAGCGCCGGCGATCGGTGGTACGATCATTCTGAGCAAGATTATTAGAGTTCACTAAAACCATAATAAACACTGTTacttactgatttttttttttttttttttgttcgcAAATCAAGATTTCTTATtgtcatttagtttaacttgatgggctaaaattactcaaatttaactgaaaataaaaatttatgaaaactatatagacatatttaataaaaaaaaaaacatgtcataaacatacaacaaaattactaaaactttaacgaaattaaaatgaaattggTAAATAAACTATTAGTGCATTGTAAAAGTCTTGatgatcatttttttaatttatttttatcagcagtatgttttaattaaaatgtagcTGTTTTAATCTTCATAATGTAGAGTTTTCATCTGGTCTTTGTTGTCGATCACAAACTCTTACATTTCTTCGAAGGCCAAAGAAAAAGAGGAGCGTCTGCTGAAGCGGCAGCAGAACCGTGAGCGAATGGAGGAGAAACGCCGGCTGAGAGCAGCTCAGAATGAGGAACAGGGTACCTGCTCTCACACGTGTGTGTCGGTGTGCGTTAATGATCTGATCTCTGACCAGACTTTCTTCTTGCAGATCGGAAGAAACAGGCGGATCAGAGACCGAGAGCCAAAGAGGCTCGAAAAGAGAAGAAGTTCCTGGAGAAGAAAGTGGCTCTGagcagacagagaaagagagactcCAGGTCTGTGGGGATTCGGGAACAATAAAATTCTTCCTAATGTCTATTTTCCTGTTACTTTCTaacttaaagaattagttcactttcaaatcaaattttcctgataatttactctcctccatgtcatccaagatattcatATCTtactttcttcagtcgaaaagaaatgaaggtttttgatgaaaacattccaggatttttctccttatagtggtctTCAATGGGCATCAAAGGGTTCAAGGTCCAAAtaacagtttcagtgcagcttcaaagagctttaaatgataccagatgaggaataagagtcttatctagaaaaATTATtgcttattttctaaaaaaatacaactgtatatgctttatcaACACAAATGATCTCCTTGCACATGCTTCAGCTTTCCGTATTCtccaaaaagcttacgctgtatgtcctacacctttcattacacattttattttatttgaaagtgaactaatcctttaagaataaGGTTAAGTATATTCTGAATTACCAAAATCATTTCTTACAAAAAAGCTTAAGAAGAATTCAAATTCTTGAAAGAAATTTTCTTAAAAATCATTGTGAATAACCTCTTAAAGTTAGGATAACCTCCAATTCATCTTAATTTCCCAAAGATGagatgtttatttaatttattgtcTAAACTATAAAGCATTACACTTAAAACTGAACACTAGCTGCATATAATACACATTATGACTACTAGAGATGTGCATATGTGCCAAAAGCTGCAGAGAATCGACTTGAAAGGTAACTAAAATATAataagttttagtatttttatttcatttcagttgATGGCGCTAAAACAGacaaagtgaaataaatgcaacagATCGCTCTATCTTGGGACAGTTTCTTTAAAATCAACTATTAAAATATACAGCGCACTTAAAAACGTAATAATTATGATATCAAAAGTCAAAATCGAAATTTTGAGAAGTTGAATGGTAGGAACGTGATACTTTCTTTACCGCTATGTTTACGAACATCATCCGTGTTCATCACAAGCATATGCGATTAAAGTGTTTACAAACCAGTTTATTGCAGTTAAAACCAGCATGCACCACATATTTTACAacaattatgagattaaatgCATCAATTTGATTGAAGTATTGTGTTTACATGAGGGAAACTTTAATCGCAATATGCATGTAAACATAGTTCTTGACTTTTTCTTTTAGAAAAGAGGATGACAGGAAGAAAAGTGACACTGAGGGTGATTCAGCCAACAAAGATGTAAGTTTCTCTCACTCTCCAgctctgtccgtccgtctgtcagGAGTGAACAGCTCTGTCTGTCTCTGCAGGGGAAGCCGGTGAGTCTGAAGTCAGGACGACGGCTGTCTGATCTGGAAGAGCAGCGCAAGAAGAAGGCAGACGGTGAGGAGAAACCCCCTGACAAAAACCGTGTTCACTCCTTCATCCTGGACCTGGAGCTGGGAACGGAGGAACGTCAGAGGAAAGCAGTTCGGAAAGACTCGCACTCCAAAGAAAAGGAGCGCAAGGATAAAGAGAAGGAAAAAGAGCGCAGCGGCGGCCCTGATGAACGACTCAAGCACAAACTCAGGAAGACTGGAGACGCCCCTGGAGACACTGAGAAAGACGGAGGCGCTGCGAGAGGAGGAGCAGCTGATGAGAAGAAGGGGGCAAAGGTCAAGCCGGACAGGAAAAGTTCTGTGTCATCCCGAGAAATCAAGACGGAAGCTGCGGATGAAGGGAACCTAAAGAAAGGAAAGACGGCCGTGGGTGAGAAGGAGAAACCGAAGGTGAGCGGCAAGAGCCTCCGCCGTCTGGACTCCACCGGCTCCTCAGAGGAGAGGTCAGAGGTCGAGACGGGTTCAGAGGTCAGCCGGAAGAAAGACAAGCACCCTAAAGACATTCTGAAGAGGTCAAAGAGTCATCCAGAGGCTAAACCGGGAGAGAAGCTCAAGGTGAGGTCGGACAAGAAGGATTCATCCGCAGACAAGACTCAACCGCAGAAATCCATCTCGGAAAATGAGAGCGACGTCCGAAAGGTGGAGGCAGGGCCGAAGGTCAAGTCCCTATCTGAGAAACACAAGTCTAAATCCCAGAATCCTGCTCCAGGCAAATCGGACAAAAAAAGTGAAACCAAGACTAAAGCAGGAAGCACAGAACAGAGGAAAGAGGAAAGGAAAACATCAGAGGAAAAAGCGAAGGTTGCGAAGAAAACAAGTGAGAAGAAGGTGCCGAAAGATTCCGAGAGGAAGTCCGAAGAGAAGGAGAGTTCTGCCGCACTGGAACCCGCAGCCGTCTCCAGTACCACACCTCTACCGGACGACCCTTACGGCGCCCTGAGCGACGTCACTCCCGAATCAGAGGACGAGGACGCGGTGGCCAAAGAGCCCCGCCCACTATCAGCAGAAGCCGACGCCCTCTTGAGCCTGATGGACGTCTGCACCTCCGCCTCGGAGCTGGCAGCCCGGCGGGAAACAGAGGCCGACATGAAGATGAAGGAAGCGGCGCTTACGCTGCTCTCCATGGATCCGGATATCGCATGCTCCTCGGATCTAATCTCCGATTCTCAGGTTGCCATGGAGACGCTCCCTACAGGCACAGGAAGTGCGTTGTATTACGCTGTGACTGAGACGAACAGTGAGTCCGCCAGCGGCTCCTCGTCCCAGAATGCAGGTAGTGTATCGTCTACGATAATAGACTAACGTGAAATCCTGCACTTTACACACTTTCACTGCACACTTTTTGATGCCGCCTAGTGGAATGTATTTACAATGACCTCAAAATTGATACAGGGTCTAAAAcgcatttttgttttattattctcTAGTGATATAGTGAAACAATGTCACACAAGCTGCATGCTTTTTTCCGGAATATCAGCACAATCGCATATGTGTTACGATTTagtgtgtgttcacacttggcaggtaAACGTACTCTGCATCGATGGCTCTTTTaatgcggttcatttgaataagtgtgaacgctgccatctgaACCAAACAAGTGGATTGAGACCCAGATTTAAGGGGGTCTCAATCCGGTTTCAGacaaactctggtgcggtttgaCTGAAATATGTACGTAACATGGATCAAAGACGtctaaatgaaccaaaaacaggatgtGATGTCACAATAAGttaccctaaaaaggacagaatgctcaaGCATACCTCGTTCTTCTCGTCATCTTTGATTCAAatgaaccgaactacaagtgtgaacacacctttAGACTCAATATTATCTCTTTCACCAaagaaaatagttccaaacaaagttaattgatttgattggtaacagcctatagtgtttaattgttttaattgaTTTTGTCGATTAAATGTTAGAATTTGACATAAAAGATGATAAATATATCTTATAAGGTTAGAAAAAATTGGCATAATTTTGTAATTATCATTATTGACACAATCTCAGAAAATATCTTTCAGTTTTTTGTCAGTATCGCACACtctaacacacacaaacacacacatcatcATATGCATGTGAATAATAAAACCTCATAATAACTGATTTCATTTACTAGCTGCATCTGTCGCCACAGTGGAACCCATGGAGACGGAGCCTCTCGGGTTgcaggaagtgacatcagaGGTAAGCTCATGACATCATATCTTCTAGTGAAATAAGCAGGTTAACTGCACAGCTGCAGTGCATGCTGCTTTAACGCTTATTGGCTTAGAACAGTCGTGAGGTTTTGCTTCAATTATACATATATTGGGTTATTTGTTCATGAAATCATTCATGTAGAAGCAGCAGTATTTCAAATGCATCCACTATATTGGCAATTAAGAACGTGATCACACTGTTCTGCAGCTGCCTGCTCTCTTCTACTTTAGAGACAGGTTGTTTGGCATGTCAGATTTGCCTAATGCATCAGATTCGTCCTGTAGGTTTTTCTGATTGCTGGTGTGTCCTTGTATCTCCTATAAAGTGTTAATGCTTTTCTTTCAGACTGGTGATGAaagagacaaagagagagacTCACAAATGCTTACAGCAGATGCAGATAAATCCACGTTGACGGTCACTGCAGACGCAGCCGAGTCCATGCAGACCTTCACTGCAGATGCAGCTGAGCCAACGCAGACCCTCACTGCAGACGTTAAGGAGTCCACGCAGACCCTCACTGCAGACACAGCTGAATCCACACTGACAGTCTCTGCAGGCGCCGCTGATCCAACACAGACCCTCACTGCAGATGCAGCCGAGCCAATGCAGACCCTCACTGCAGATGCAGCCGAGCCAATGCAGACCCTCACTGCAGAAGCTGCTGAATCCACATTGACAGTCGACGCAGTTGAGGCAACGCAGACCCTCACTGCAGACCCAGCTGAGCCAGAACAAACCCTCACTGCAGATGCAGCCTTGTCAGTGCAGACTTTTGCTGCAGATGCTGCTGAGCCCCTGCAGACCATCATTACAGACACTCCTGAGACAGTACAAACCCTCAGTGCAAACATGGCTGAGTCATCTGCGCAGGCTCTCACTGAAAACGCAGCTGAATCAACGTCAACGGTTCCTGCAGATGCAGCTGAGCCTGCGCAGCCCCTCACTGCAGACACAAAGGAGACCGATACAGATGAGCCTGTGCAGACCTTAATGGAATACACAGCAGTTTCTACAGACGCAACAGAGCCTGCGCAGATGCTTACAGCAGATACAGCTGAGGCCGCACAGACCTTTGCCGCAGACACAAAAGAGGCTGATGCAGATGAGCCCACGCAGACTCATACAGTAGACACAGTTGAGTCTGCAAAGACAGTCACCACAGATGCAGCCGAGCCTGCGCAGACCCTTGTTGCAGATACAGTGAAGCCTGTGCCGTCCCGCTCTGCAGACACAAAAGGGACTGATGCCGATGAGTCCACACAGACTCATACAGTAGACACAGTTGAGCCTGTGCAGACAGTAACCACAGATGCAGCTGAGCCTGCGCAGACCCTCATTGCAGATACAGTGGAGCCTGCGCAGACCCGCTCTGCAGACACAAAAGAGACTGATGCAGATGGGTCCACGCAGACTCATACAGTAGACACAGTTGAGCCTGTGCAGACAGTAACCACAGATGCAGCTGAGCCTGCGCAGACCCTCATTGCAGATACAGTGGAGCCTGCGCAGACCCGCTCTGCAGACACAAAAGAGACTGATGCAGATGGGTCCACGCAGACTCATACAGTAGACACAGTTGAGTCTGCAAAGACAGTCACCACAGATACAGTGGAGCCTGCGCAGACCCTCATTGCAGACACAAAAGAGACTGATGCAGATGGGTCCACGCAGACTCATACAGTAGACACAGTTGAACCTGCGCAGACCGTCACCACAGATGCAGCTGAGCCTGCGCAGACAGACTCTACAGACACAGGTCAGTTACAGTGATGAttaggagtgtgtgtgtttctgatgATGTTTCAATGTAACCCGTGCCTCTCATGCAGGTGGTGCATCTGTCTCAGACGAGCAGGAACAGAAGTCTTCAGACGCCTCTGAGACGGTAACGAATCAGAATCGTTTCATCAGCAGATATTATACAGAAATCATGCACATGTCATTAATGACTTTGTCTGATCAGGTGGAGCAGAAAGAGAGCGCCACACGGAGAGGACGATCATCTGCTCAGAGGgcaggtgtgtgtgttcatgtaaaataacatattttttcATCTTAAAAGCATGTTTCCTGAATGAACAAGACTGTAGAATCTGAAATTAAACTTTGTTTCTCTGCCTGCAGCAAATCAAACCAGAAACGATAATGAAAAAGAGCAAACATCTAATAAAGAGGTGAGTTTTCttcctgctctctctctctgtccgtcTGTTCTTCTACTAAAGTGTGTGATGTTTGAcagtgtgatgatgatgatgatgatgaagatgaagaggaGGAGAGATCTGGGGCGAGCAGGACTCCACGCAGAGGAAGATCCTCCAAAGCAGCTGATGCTCCACAGAGAGAAACACGTAAGAGTCGCAGTTGCACCCGCAGTGAGCTCTtctccacacacacacctgatcaTGTGACCATTTTTCTGCTCTTTCCCATAAGGCTCTGCTTCACAACCGAAGGAGGCGGAGTCAGCTGTAGAGGAGGAGCCAAAAGAGGtgcatttgtttgtgtgtttagaTTCTTTAGTTttgatttaaagaaaaaaaacagttaattcTAATTTTGGAAAAAAGTAAccattttaataactttttgaattttgtcTTTTTCCTAATTTTTAGTCGAGTTTGTCGACCACCAAGATCCACACGATAataaatttgtaaaaattatcattttcaaatatatcattatcattttcagttaatctagtatttacataaatataacaAAGAATCGctgtcatcatcatcaccacgcCAAACATTTACAGAACACCTGACtttctgaaatattttaaatattaggTGATATATGATGGAAATGAGACACTAGAAGATGTAACTCTCAGAGCCAGTGTTATTtatgtactatttaaatatttattaatatttttaattagcttttgctttaatattttcagttttcattttactCTAGTTTGTTTCAGTAATTTTAGGTACTTTTGTCAATTTAATCAGTTTTTGGTAGATAtttatatttagctttaatttatatttattttagtacttcaatctatttatttcagttagtttccAAGATAGCATTTCTAATTTAAgttcaaattttacatttttttaaaatgttcatatcttatttaattttagctttatttcaattaagcCAAGACACTACATTGTTTTTCATTCACTGTTTATTTTTGAGATTTTGGTCTATTTTGCCTCCATAACATGTCTTCTATTAGATTGTTGGAAAGAAAATgttcaaaatacacattttattgcactttatctatttgtgtctgtagatttcaattaatATAAAGGCCGTTTTCTccaaatgagtttttttctccaCTTCAGCAGCACTTACACACACCAAAACTTAGAGTTTTATTCACATCTATATTCTGAAGATTTTTACTGTGGGGtttgttcatatatcattcacaCTGATTTATagaacattttattcctaaaacatggtgaaaatgtattttttctgtctgtcgacagtattttctgatttatggagtgataaaaaaacaaatccaAAATTCCTTctgtaaaaacatttaactctaatatgtcaacaaaatCAAACAAGAATTTTCAATCTGGCTTTATCCAATGTTCCGatttattttctgaaaatgtatgcaaattagtccATATTTAATTAGACAATTTCtcatgcatatttaaacatctaAGGAAactaataatacaaaacaattgTTTTAATGTCCTATGATTAATCAACTAGGGAAGTGTGTGATATCCATTAGtttaccctattcacctgtAGTGTTTTGCCTTAACAAAAATGATTCTTTTTCATTAACAATATCAACATTGTCCAGCAAAAGGAGACGTCGTTAATTGAAAGATTTTTACATCATGACCTGAAAGTTGCTTTCAGAAGTTAAATTGACTGCTGGCTCAACTTTTTCACCAAATAAGAGAGAAATGTCAGATATTATACCAAACCTTAGACTATTCCAGGTCATGAGATCAAAGTTTTAACGGTTCATAGTTTGGATTTTGATGGGACTGAAGTGTTTGGTTTTATTATTAGCAGGGCCGCAGGAGTCGACGCTCCGCTGCTCAGATCAGAGACACTCCCACAGGTGAGCGTctgaatcacacacacacacacacctgtctgtCTGCAGATAATCAGCTTCTCTCTTTCTGCAGTGAAACCTGCACTGAAACGGAAGAGATCAGACGAGCTTGAGGTGAAGGAAGAACCAGAACAATCAGCCAAACACAGAAGAGATGAAGGTCAGTTGTTTTTAGTCCAGTGTCCGTCATTGTCATTGTATGTAAAACAGCGGTCAGAATGTTATACGGAATGAAGCCTGATGGTCATTTTACTCCTTCCGTGTTTGATTTTTCTCTCAGCGAGTCCGTCTGAAGATCAGGACGTGATCAAAGCCAGCGATGAAGACGAGGAGAAGAAAGATGAGGAAGATGTGACTGTGagcaaacaaacacacctgaCACTAAACCATCAGACATATGAATCAATGACtgacgtgtgtgtgtttgtgtgtgtgtttgtgttcagcGGAAACCTGCCCGCCGTGGACGACCCGCCAAAGCGTCCTCCGCCACTGATGACTCGGGTACGAGAGCCGTGATTTTACATCATACAGAGCCTTTGTCACGTGTGTTTGTGCCTTAAATGCCACGGATCCCAAATATGATCATCCTCATGCGAGTGACCCCCATTCTAAAATTCAAAAAGGCATCTATGtagtttaaaatataaagtaaattaaattaaattaaaaaaaattattttaaatatttcatttcatttctatTTCTAAGTTAAATTATTACCTTTTTTTGCTCATTATAGTACtgttatagtaatatatttatttactcactttattttaatcaaaaatgtaatttaatgttttactcatttatttacttattttaatgtaatttatttcaatcaattatttatttatttaaatctaatttttaaTTGTATAATCACATTTTTCTTACTATatagtacagtatttattatttttattcatttatttaattattttaatctgttttaatcaaatattttgatagatttttttttactcagttatttactta includes the following:
- the bod1l1 gene encoding biorientation of chromosomes in cell division protein 1-like 1 isoform X3; protein product: MAALHPGDPQLVSMIVNHLKTEGLFDQFRRDCLADVDTKPAYLHLRQRVDNFVSNHLANHTWSPQLNKNQLRNSIRQLVQQSGMLEQGVDRIVAQVVDPKVHHTFRPQVERIVRKFLSPNSHMEEDELPPVAPPPPVENQEAEPLTADDGNEAAASSSADVQIQTSVTDPIHDPTEDEMMDISLPEEEEERSAEMKDEPQEEPGKDGGQEEEEEKDAEMEEVKEEGDAGKENSSKSSGKTREENRETDSQKPSSVKQKTRERLREEYSLEDSDLEGLSDITVSSVHTSDLSSFEGDSDDDEPPSESTEEGEISSEDEGGRKMGEDAEGSGEKKPRGVRQGYVHKPFLYSRYYSDSDDEVTVEQRRRSVAKEKEERLLKRQQNRERMEEKRRLRAAQNEEQDRKKQADQRPRAKEARKEKKFLEKKVALSRQRKRDSRKEDDRKKSDTEGDSANKDGKPVSLKSGRRLSDLEEQRKKKADGEEKPPDKNRVHSFILDLELGTEERQRKAVRKDSHSKEKERKDKEKEKERSGGPDERLKHKLRKTGDAPGDTEKDGGAARGGAADEKKGAKVKPDRKSSVSSREIKTEAADEGNLKKGKTAVGEKEKPKVSGKSLRRLDSTGSSEERSEVETGSEVSRKKDKHPKDILKRSKSHPEAKPGEKLKVRSDKKDSSADKTQPQKSISENESDVRKVEAGPKVKSLSEKHKSKSQNPAPGKSDKKSETKTKAGSTEQRKEERKTSEEKAKVAKKTSEKKVPKDSERKSEEKESSAALEPAAVSSTTPLPDDPYGALSDVTPESEDEDAVAKEPRPLSAEADALLSLMDVCTSASELAARRETEADMKMKEAALTLLSMDPDIACSSDLISDSQVAMETLPTGTGSALYYAVTETNSESASGSSSQNAVEPMETEPLGLQEVTSETGDERDKERDSQMLTADADKSTLTVTADAAESMQTFTADAAEPTQTLTADVKESTQTLTADTAESTLTVSAGAADPTQTLTADAAEPMQTLTADAAEPMQTLTAEAAESTLTVDAVEATQTLTADPAEPEQTLTADAALSVQTFAADAAEPLQTIITDTPETVQTLSANMAESSAQALTENAAESTSTVPADAAEPAQPLTADTKETDTDEPVQTLMEYTAVSTDATEPAQMLTADTAEAAQTFAADTKEADADEPTQTHTVDTVESAKTVTTDAAEPAQTLVADTVKPVPSRSADTKGTDADESTQTHTVDTVEPVQTVTTDAAEPAQTLIADTVEPAQTRSADTKETDADGSTQTHTVDTVEPVQTVTTDAAEPAQTLIADTVEPAQTRSADTKETDADGSTQTHTVDTVESAKTVTTDTVEPAQTLIADTKETDADGSTQTHTVDTVEPAQTVTTDAAEPAQTDSTDTGGASVSDEQEQKSSDASETVEQKESATRRGRSSAQRAANQTRNDNEKEQTSNKECDDDDDDEDEEEERSGASRTPRRGRSSKAADAPQRETRSASQPKEAESAVEEEPKEQGRRSRRSAAQIRDTPTVKPALKRKRSDELEVKEEPEQSAKHRRDEASPSEDQDVIKASDEDEEKKDEEDVTRKPARRGRPAKASSATDDSDTGASEKRDGEKEDDEEETKTRATTRASSRLEAEKNKPSKPSTRALSKLSGKEENSPNTRSVRGRKRDTSPPVSRTRGGQKPDEAPAKRTKR